One stretch of Weissella koreensis KACC 15510 DNA includes these proteins:
- a CDS encoding DEAD/DEAH box helicase: MEFKQINRLDQLYGCKLFLTKNELQDLKKTAFYQSQNRFIEITKPIKSDICQRCFNKIKINWKYPKNGIKYCWYCKDMGTIRSNDYLVIIKDPKQYLDNSKINWKGQLTLQQQKIANEQLIAWERKLNHLTYAVTGSGKTEILYPLINQVLLEKGRIALVAPRVDVVIELSQRIKKYFNGSMTVLHGEEHEIQYTQLLICTVQQLMKFHQTFDLIVVDEVDAFPLRNNKALEKVIEEAKRPQGLKYYLTATPSINLLRRVKHTNWKLSFLANRFHGYPLPIIQIYISPKWRKKLPIKLEKQLSKYQKNKRCFLIFVPQIEDLNLVKAMMPKSLSVATVYSKHPERSNNIKKLRSREINGLITTTILERGVTFSALDVYILGGDEVVFTYETILQIAGRCGRDAEYPNGNVWIFTADITLRMLRAQKEIQWLNSWRDHHSEL; the protein is encoded by the coding sequence ATGGAATTTAAACAAATCAATCGATTAGATCAACTATATGGGTGTAAGCTTTTTTTAACGAAGAATGAATTACAAGATTTAAAAAAGACTGCTTTTTATCAAAGTCAAAATAGATTTATTGAAATTACAAAACCGATTAAATCAGATATATGTCAACGTTGCTTTAATAAGATTAAAATTAATTGGAAATACCCTAAAAATGGAATAAAATACTGTTGGTATTGTAAAGACATGGGGACTATCAGAAGTAATGATTATTTAGTGATAATAAAAGATCCTAAACAGTATTTAGACAATAGTAAAATAAATTGGAAAGGGCAGCTAACATTACAACAACAAAAAATAGCTAATGAGCAATTGATAGCATGGGAAAGGAAATTAAATCATTTAACATATGCGGTGACTGGATCTGGTAAAACTGAGATATTATATCCACTAATTAATCAAGTATTGTTAGAAAAAGGTCGTATTGCTTTAGTAGCACCACGTGTTGATGTAGTAATTGAATTATCTCAGCGTATAAAAAAATATTTTAATGGATCCATGACCGTATTACATGGAGAAGAACATGAAATTCAATACACACAATTGTTAATTTGCACCGTTCAACAATTGATGAAATTTCATCAGACTTTTGATTTAATTGTAGTTGATGAAGTAGATGCATTTCCTTTACGAAATAACAAAGCATTAGAAAAAGTAATTGAGGAAGCAAAACGACCTCAAGGGTTAAAATACTATCTTACCGCAACACCTTCAATTAATTTATTACGTAGAGTTAAACATACTAATTGGAAATTGTCATTTTTAGCTAATCGATTTCATGGTTATCCATTACCAATAATACAAATATATATTTCGCCAAAATGGAGAAAAAAATTACCCATTAAACTAGAAAAACAATTATCGAAATATCAAAAAAATAAACGCTGCTTTTTAATTTTTGTACCGCAAATAGAGGATTTAAATTTAGTGAAGGCGATGATGCCTAAATCACTGTCTGTTGCTACCGTATATTCCAAGCACCCAGAAAGATCCAATAATATTAAAAAACTAAGATCACGCGAAATTAATGGGTTAATAACTACTACAATCTTAGAACGAGGAGTTACTTTTTCAGCATTAGATGTTTATATTTTGGGTGGTGATGAAGTAGTTTTTACTTATGAGACTATTTTGCAAATAGCAGGTAGATGCGGGCGAGATGCTGAGTACCCTAATGGAAATGTGTGGATATTTACCGCTGATATTACTTTAAGAATGTTACGAGCTCAAAAAGAGATTCAGTGGTTAAACAGTTGGAGGGATCATCATAGTGAATTGTGA
- a CDS encoding ComF family protein yields the protein MNCEICQKQILRTWNVKQFIFGKTIELYDICNGCRKNFNEIGAIFCPGCGRKQMNSKLCSDCNLWKIKGYQIINNRAIYCYNQMMKQYFREYKFRGGYHLKSIFMGEIEKITDSRRTLIVIPIANDKLQKRGFNQSSGLIRAQTKWIDGLKCQKHFKATQSKKTRYQRINTQQWFELNVDPNQIENKKITLIDDVYTTGRTLYHAADCLYQAGAKNVNSITLIR from the coding sequence GTGAATTGTGAAATTTGCCAAAAACAAATTTTACGGACATGGAATGTTAAACAATTTATTTTTGGTAAAACAATTGAATTGTATGATATTTGTAATGGATGTCGTAAAAATTTTAATGAAATAGGAGCGATCTTTTGCCCAGGATGTGGTCGAAAGCAAATGAATTCAAAACTTTGCAGTGATTGTAATCTTTGGAAAATTAAAGGCTATCAAATAATAAATAACCGAGCCATATATTGCTATAATCAAATGATGAAGCAGTATTTTAGAGAATATAAATTTAGAGGCGGGTATCATTTGAAGTCTATTTTCATGGGTGAAATAGAGAAGATTACTGATAGTAGACGAACATTAATTGTAATTCCAATTGCAAATGATAAATTACAAAAAAGGGGATTTAATCAGAGTAGTGGACTGATAAGAGCGCAAACTAAATGGATTGACGGACTTAAGTGTCAGAAACATTTTAAAGCTACTCAATCTAAAAAAACGCGATATCAGCGAATTAACACTCAGCAATGGTTTGAACTAAATGTTGATCCAAATCAGATTGAAAATAAAAAAATTACATTAATCGATGATGTTTATACAACTGGAAGAACCCTTTATCATGCAGCTGATTGCTTGTATCAGGCTGGTGCCAAAAATGTGAATTCGATTACATTAATAAGATAA
- the hpf gene encoding ribosome hibernation-promoting factor, HPF/YfiA family, with protein MLEFIVRGENIEVTEAIKAYVIKRLTRLERYLNDDNKYVAHVNLRSYQERTFKIEVTIQLPYLLLRAEDTQDDLYQSIDFVSDKLERQIRKYKTKVNRKSREKGYKGIDTFMNESLDEPQLEEEEDAQFEIVRTKHLSLKPMDVEEAILQMDLLGHNFFVFQDAESDLPAVVYKRKDGKYALIDTDL; from the coding sequence ATGCTAGAATTTATTGTACGTGGTGAAAATATCGAAGTAACAGAGGCAATTAAGGCCTACGTCATTAAGCGTCTAACTCGTTTAGAGCGTTATCTTAATGATGACAATAAGTATGTAGCGCATGTCAATTTGCGCTCATACCAAGAACGGACTTTTAAAATTGAAGTAACCATTCAGTTGCCATATCTCCTTCTCCGAGCTGAAGACACCCAAGATGATTTGTATCAATCTATTGATTTTGTTTCAGATAAATTGGAACGACAAATCCGAAAATATAAGACTAAGGTAAATCGTAAGTCACGTGAAAAGGGTTATAAAGGTATTGATACCTTTATGAATGAATCATTGGATGAACCTCAATTAGAAGAGGAAGAAGATGCTCAATTTGAAATTGTTCGAACTAAGCATCTTTCATTAAAGCCAATGGATGTAGAAGAAGCTATTCTTCAAATGGATCTATTGGGTCATAACTTCTTCGTCTTCCAAGATGCAGAAAGTGATTTGCCAGCGGTAGTTTATAAGCGTAAAGATGGTAAGTATGCTTTGATTGATACCGATTTATAA
- a CDS encoding M24 family metallopeptidase has protein sequence MYLDRIEKVRKNLAVFNADGMLVADGDNLKYLTGFLGGTGDGLLLIGTSEKKAALITDARYEEELRTSLPEGIDLLITRDYYGVAMLAAKRFKINNLGFEDTLPFKIFDVLDENFEGQDENSDIVPIPELVEWLRQVKSENELDALRHSTEVAVKAYEELLTKVEVGMTERQVANLLDFIIKGLGATSASFETIVASGYRGALPHGEATDKKLAEGELVTIDFGYFVDGYTSDITRTFALGAVDDGVKKAYQVVQQANQKAIQKIKAGVSAGDVDQAAREVIDQAEYGKYYTHATGHGVGLAIHEGPVVSTQAEERLEAGMLLTIEPGIYIPGAFGIRIEDDVIVTKNGVENLTSELTTDLISIDR, from the coding sequence ATGTATTTAGATAGAATTGAAAAGGTTCGTAAAAATTTAGCTGTTTTTAACGCTGATGGAATGTTGGTAGCAGATGGGGATAACCTAAAATATTTAACTGGATTTTTAGGTGGAACTGGGGATGGTCTACTATTGATTGGAACATCTGAGAAGAAGGCAGCACTGATTACAGATGCCCGTTATGAAGAAGAATTAAGGACTAGTTTACCTGAGGGAATTGATCTATTAATTACTCGTGATTATTATGGTGTTGCAATGCTTGCTGCTAAAAGATTTAAAATAAATAATTTAGGGTTTGAAGATACTTTGCCATTTAAAATATTTGATGTATTGGATGAAAATTTTGAAGGACAGGATGAAAATTCAGATATTGTTCCAATTCCAGAATTAGTAGAGTGGTTACGCCAAGTTAAGTCTGAAAACGAGTTAGATGCACTACGTCATTCGACTGAAGTGGCTGTCAAAGCATATGAAGAATTATTGACAAAGGTAGAGGTAGGGATGACAGAGCGGCAGGTTGCTAATCTGCTAGATTTTATTATTAAAGGTTTGGGTGCAACTAGTGCATCATTTGAAACAATTGTTGCATCTGGCTATCGTGGCGCATTACCTCATGGTGAGGCAACTGATAAAAAATTAGCTGAAGGTGAATTGGTCACGATTGACTTTGGTTATTTTGTGGACGGATATACGTCAGATATTACACGAACGTTTGCCTTAGGAGCGGTTGATGATGGAGTTAAAAAAGCTTATCAGGTAGTCCAACAAGCAAATCAAAAGGCCATTCAAAAGATTAAAGCAGGAGTATCAGCTGGTGATGTTGATCAAGCCGCACGAGAAGTGATTGATCAAGCCGAATATGGTAAATATTATACCCATGCAACCGGACATGGCGTCGGATTAGCCATTCATGAAGGTCCCGTAGTTTCAACACAAGCAGAAGAAAGACTTGAAGCTGGAATGTTATTGACGATTGAACCTGGTATTTATATTCCAGGAGCATTTGGAATTAGAATTGAAGATGATGTTATTGTGACTAAAAATGGGGTTGAAAACCTAACTAGTGAGTTAACGACTGATTTAATTAGCATTGATAGGTAA
- a CDS encoding metallophosphoesterase, with protein MEYFIADLHFFHEQLLQSEHFSPRPYDDLQDEHQGLQQAWNARVTENDTVYHLGDLAFLNKIKPAKKGYQSLYELLLSLNGQIVLIKGNHDTRDLFKFLQNQHSTLSDGRPKFKFHDVGMIVKANHHQFFLTHYPLILGPTASSVNLHGHIHHSQVAIAENINVGIDSSDLEYLNSDERPTWGTPLNLSEIEMILERKRHQLSE; from the coding sequence ATGGAATATTTTATAGCCGATTTACATTTTTTTCATGAACAGTTATTACAAAGTGAACATTTTTCGCCCCGTCCATATGATGATTTGCAGGATGAGCATCAAGGCCTACAACAGGCTTGGAATGCTAGGGTGACAGAAAATGATACAGTTTATCATTTAGGCGATTTAGCTTTTTTAAATAAAATTAAACCAGCTAAAAAAGGTTATCAATCACTTTATGAATTATTATTAAGCCTCAATGGACAAATTGTATTGATTAAGGGAAACCATGATACTCGGGATTTATTTAAATTTTTACAAAATCAACATTCAACATTATCTGATGGTCGTCCTAAATTTAAATTTCATGATGTTGGAATGATTGTGAAAGCTAATCACCATCAATTCTTTTTGACACACTATCCTTTGATACTGGGGCCAACCGCCTCTAGTGTTAATTTACATGGTCATATTCATCATAGTCAGGTAGCAATTGCTGAAAATATTAATGTAGGAATTGATAGTTCCGATCTAGAATATTTAAATTCAGACGAGCGTCCTACTTGGGGAACACCATTGAATTTATCTGAAATTGAAATGATTTTAGAGAGGAAACGTCATCAATTATCAGAATAG
- a CDS encoding bifunctional metallophosphatase/5'-nucleotidase, with amino-acid sequence MEKITILHTNDIHSHLERWPQIRHFLNTYRKQLLRNGETVLTFDIGDAMDRNHVLTEASHGQANVNLLNGVHYDGVTIGNNEGLGLSHNDLNRLYEHANFPILLANLLDKKSGQIPKWAHPYEIITTGEGTRIGVIGMTAPFILTYPLLGWKPLPVDETLQMILKELVGQTDFNILLSHLGLPTDRRLADKFPELQIILGAHTHHHLPKGEWRNQTLLAAAGRYGEHVGQVQLEIEDGQFKRAQASTVDVDQLPKLTSDAETVASYQNEGTKILKNQLVADIPQNFYRGIDAKNRIIDLGLEALKARTETDLAMLSTGMFLDDLTEGPVSMYELHHMLPHAVHPMRTKLKGQDVIRLMKEVKKNRNYLLGSPVYGMGFRGRKWGEIVWSGLELTNDGNVLVQGQPINLTKDYYIGGLDHYLFFPYFPTLEIAGNNELSYDTVLREDFATYLAQKFPSKK; translated from the coding sequence ATGGAAAAAATAACAATTTTACACACTAATGATATTCATTCACATTTGGAGCGTTGGCCGCAGATTCGGCATTTCTTAAATACTTATCGAAAACAACTTTTACGTAATGGTGAAACTGTATTAACTTTTGATATTGGCGATGCAATGGATCGTAATCATGTTTTAACAGAAGCCAGTCATGGTCAAGCCAATGTTAATTTATTGAATGGGGTTCATTATGACGGTGTGACGATTGGTAATAATGAAGGCTTGGGTTTGAGTCATAATGATTTAAATCGACTTTATGAACATGCTAATTTTCCGATCTTACTGGCCAATTTATTAGATAAAAAAAGTGGGCAAATTCCAAAATGGGCGCATCCATATGAAATTATTACGACCGGTGAAGGAACACGGATCGGAGTAATTGGTATGACTGCCCCTTTCATATTAACTTATCCATTACTTGGCTGGAAGCCACTACCGGTTGATGAAACATTACAAATGATTTTAAAGGAATTAGTGGGACAAACTGATTTCAATATTTTGTTGTCGCATTTAGGACTACCGACTGATCGCCGATTAGCAGATAAATTTCCAGAGTTACAAATTATTTTAGGAGCGCATACCCACCATCATTTGCCAAAGGGTGAATGGCGAAATCAAACATTATTAGCAGCGGCGGGTCGGTATGGTGAACATGTTGGTCAGGTGCAACTTGAAATTGAAGATGGTCAATTTAAGCGAGCCCAAGCTTCAACTGTTGATGTGGATCAACTTCCGAAATTGACTAGTGATGCAGAAACGGTAGCTAGTTATCAGAACGAAGGAACTAAAATTCTGAAGAACCAATTGGTGGCAGACATTCCGCAAAATTTTTATCGAGGCATCGATGCTAAAAATCGGATAATTGATTTAGGATTAGAGGCATTGAAAGCTCGCACTGAGACGGACTTAGCAATGCTTTCAACAGGAATGTTTTTGGACGATTTGACTGAGGGCCCCGTCAGTATGTATGAATTGCACCATATGTTACCTCATGCAGTACATCCTATGCGCACCAAGTTAAAGGGACAAGATGTAATCAGGTTAATGAAAGAAGTCAAAAAGAACCGAAATTATCTTCTTGGTAGTCCGGTTTATGGGATGGGTTTCCGTGGTCGTAAATGGGGTGAAATAGTTTGGTCAGGCTTAGAATTGACGAATGATGGTAATGTTTTAGTGCAGGGTCAACCGATTAATTTGACGAAGGATTATTATATTGGTGGGTTAGATCATTATTTGTTTTTCCCATATTTTCCAACGTTAGAAATTGCGGGAAATAATGAATTGTCATATGACACCGTTTTACGTGAGGATTTTGCTACTTATTTAGCACAAAAATTCCCATCAAAAAAATAA
- a CDS encoding YutD family protein has product MDRERMKELAQAQKLERIAQTRLEHGESVADLLINERAYKLVANYRDAYQDDLMAERFSTFLEKYDYLVGDIAADQLRIHGFYKDGKPGVSRMDQISALQDYIYEFMNFGAPYFVLENLEPHMVEDDEPEVSRPRRRRNHHSNKNNAYIDEKKSSVKKNPVKKATHQLNNKGPRQVTTKGNNRKRRFEIHERSTEGE; this is encoded by the coding sequence ATGGATCGAGAACGAATGAAAGAGTTGGCGCAAGCCCAGAAGCTGGAACGAATTGCACAAACGCGATTGGAACACGGTGAATCAGTTGCTGACTTATTGATTAATGAACGGGCGTATAAATTAGTTGCTAACTATCGTGATGCATATCAAGATGATTTGATGGCTGAGCGGTTTAGTACTTTTTTGGAAAAATATGATTATTTAGTTGGTGATATAGCTGCTGATCAACTACGCATTCATGGCTTTTATAAAGATGGAAAACCTGGTGTTTCAAGAATGGACCAAATTAGTGCGTTACAGGATTATATTTATGAATTTATGAATTTTGGAGCTCCATATTTTGTTTTAGAAAATCTAGAACCACATATGGTGGAAGATGATGAGCCAGAAGTTTCTCGTCCTAGACGTCGCCGGAATCATCATAGTAATAAAAATAATGCTTATATTGACGAGAAGAAAAGTTCCGTTAAAAAGAATCCTGTGAAAAAAGCTACTCATCAATTGAATAATAAGGGCCCACGTCAAGTAACGACGAAAGGAAATAATCGAAAGCGCCGTTTTGAAATCCATGAACGAAGTACTGAGGGGGAATAA
- a CDS encoding TIGR01457 family HAD-type hydrolase: MAYKGYFIDLDGTIYQGKKSFPSGKRFIERLKAANKQFMFVTNNATRTPEQVQATLADGHDIHVDLDQIYTSAMATADYVAQLPNVHQVLVVGENGLHQALASKGLKIVTQGLADAVVVGLNRNLKYDDLMYATLAIQQGAKFIATNIDTNLPNEKGMIPGAGSVVASVQTSTQVDPIVIGKPYTPIMEGALERAGLTVNDVVMVGDNYNTDIKAGINLKMDTLLVYSGISTKEQITAAQIKPTHEVDSLDDWFIE, translated from the coding sequence ATGGCATATAAAGGATATTTTATTGATTTAGATGGAACAATTTATCAAGGTAAAAAGAGCTTTCCTAGTGGAAAACGATTTATTGAACGTTTAAAAGCTGCTAATAAGCAATTTATGTTTGTGACCAATAATGCTACTAGAACACCAGAGCAGGTCCAAGCTACACTAGCAGATGGGCACGATATTCATGTAGATTTGGATCAAATTTACACTTCAGCTATGGCTACTGCTGATTATGTAGCACAATTACCAAATGTGCATCAAGTATTAGTGGTTGGTGAAAATGGTCTGCATCAAGCATTGGCATCAAAGGGATTGAAGATTGTTACTCAAGGTTTGGCAGATGCGGTGGTTGTGGGATTAAATCGTAACTTGAAATATGATGATTTAATGTACGCCACTTTGGCTATTCAACAAGGGGCAAAATTTATCGCCACAAACATTGATACTAATTTACCTAATGAAAAGGGGATGATTCCAGGTGCAGGATCAGTTGTGGCATCAGTGCAAACATCAACACAAGTGGATCCAATCGTGATTGGTAAACCTTATACTCCCATTATGGAAGGTGCTTTGGAGCGTGCAGGTTTGACTGTGAATGATGTGGTAATGGTTGGTGATAATTATAATACCGATATTAAAGCTGGAATTAATTTGAAGATGGACACGTTGTTAGTATATAGTGGAATTTCAACGAAAGAACAAATTACTGCAGCGCAAATTAAGCCAACTCATGAAGTTGATTCTTTGGATGATTGGTTTATTGAGTGA
- a CDS encoding phosphate ABC transporter substrate-binding protein, which yields MKQKWIWGSVALVGIAALIGAYLTRDQQKSININAVGSTALQPMVEAAGEEFQRKNPGVYINVQGGGSGTGLAQIQSGAVDLGNADMFAEEKKGIKADKLTDHQVAVIGIAPILNKEAKIKNLTTQQMIDIFTKKITNWKEIGGADMPIILVNRVNGSGTRVTFERYGLDQTPSAEGQEQDSSGTARSIVSSTPGAISYVAFSYIDKKQIDVPKLNGVTPNSTNVTNGKYPIWSYEHIYTKGDIKPEVSQFIKYLKSEKIQKTLIPKLGYISIHDMQVQRDVSGVVTSVK from the coding sequence ATGAAGCAGAAGTGGATATGGGGAAGTGTTGCCTTAGTAGGAATTGCCGCCCTGATCGGTGCATATTTAACACGTGATCAACAAAAAAGTATTAATATTAACGCGGTAGGTTCTACCGCCTTACAACCAATGGTGGAAGCAGCAGGTGAAGAATTTCAACGTAAAAATCCAGGTGTTTATATTAATGTCCAGGGTGGAGGATCAGGTACTGGTTTAGCCCAAATTCAATCTGGAGCGGTTGATTTAGGAAATGCAGATATGTTCGCTGAAGAAAAAAAAGGTATCAAAGCGGATAAATTAACTGATCATCAAGTGGCCGTGATTGGAATTGCGCCTATCTTGAATAAAGAAGCTAAAATCAAAAATTTAACTACACAACAAATGATTGATATATTCACTAAAAAAATTACCAATTGGAAAGAAATCGGTGGCGCTGATATGCCGATTATCTTAGTTAATCGAGTCAATGGATCAGGAACTCGGGTGACCTTTGAACGTTATGGACTAGATCAAACGCCTTCTGCAGAAGGACAAGAACAGGACTCATCAGGAACCGCACGCTCAATTGTTTCTTCAACGCCAGGGGCAATTTCATATGTAGCATTTTCGTATATTGATAAAAAACAAATTGATGTTCCCAAATTAAATGGCGTGACGCCTAATAGTACCAATGTAACGAATGGTAAATATCCGATTTGGTCATATGAACATATCTATACTAAGGGCGATATTAAGCCAGAAGTAAGTCAGTTTATTAAGTACTTAAAGTCAGAAAAAATTCAAAAAACATTGATACCAAAATTAGGTTATATATCAATTCATGATATGCAAGTTCAACGTGATGTCTCAGGTGTCGTAACATCTGTCAAGTAA
- the pstC gene encoding phosphate ABC transporter permease subunit PstC, with protein MDEIREALTKTSAATKKDRFGRAISMSALALILIVVISIFWFVASKGLATFFTNHVNLGDFLTGSKWAPGQVDAQGKPMAGAASMIVGSFLVTLLSAIIATPFAIGTAVFMTEISPRKGAKILQPVTELLVGIPSVVYGFIGLTIVVPTMRSLFGGSGFGILAGAIVLFVMILPTVTSMTVDTLRAVPRHYRESALALGATRWQMIYKVILRSATPGILTAIVFGMARAFGEALAVQMVVGNAALMPHNLTSPSATLTSVLTQGIGNTVMGSLENNALWSLALILLLMSLVFNLVIRAIGKKGAM; from the coding sequence ATGGATGAGATTAGAGAAGCACTAACAAAAACTAGTGCCGCTACTAAAAAAGATCGTTTTGGTCGAGCTATTTCAATGTCAGCATTAGCTTTGATTTTAATTGTGGTTATATCGATTTTTTGGTTTGTTGCTTCCAAAGGATTAGCAACATTCTTTACCAATCATGTCAATTTGGGTGACTTTTTAACTGGTTCAAAATGGGCGCCGGGGCAAGTTGATGCACAAGGTAAACCAATGGCTGGAGCCGCATCAATGATTGTTGGATCATTTTTGGTAACTTTGTTATCGGCAATTATTGCAACACCCTTTGCGATTGGAACAGCCGTCTTTATGACGGAAATATCGCCTAGAAAAGGTGCGAAAATTTTACAACCAGTTACGGAATTATTGGTTGGAATTCCATCAGTTGTTTACGGATTTATTGGGTTAACGATTGTAGTACCCACGATGCGCAGTTTATTTGGTGGTTCTGGGTTTGGAATTTTAGCTGGGGCGATAGTATTGTTTGTAATGATTTTACCAACAGTTACATCAATGACAGTGGATACTTTACGAGCCGTACCACGGCATTATCGTGAATCGGCTTTAGCTTTAGGAGCTACACGTTGGCAAATGATTTATAAAGTGATTTTACGTTCAGCAACCCCAGGAATTTTAACAGCCATCGTATTTGGAATGGCACGGGCATTTGGAGAGGCTTTGGCGGTACAAATGGTGGTCGGAAATGCGGCATTGATGCCACATAATTTAACTTCACCATCAGCTACATTAACTTCAGTTTTGACCCAAGGAATTGGAAATACTGTTATGGGATCACTTGAAAATAATGCCTTATGGTCATTAGCATTAATCTTATTGTTAATGTCACTTGTCTTTAATTTGGTCATCCGTGCAATTGGTAAGAAGGGAGCAATGTAG
- the pstA gene encoding phosphate ABC transporter permease PstA: MSAKKSDKLATIILYGIAGFVILILAALLGYILVQGIPHLSWHFLTSPAESFTAGGGIGIQLFNSFYLLIITMVISFPIALGAGIYLNEYANRKSKTVEVIRTMIEILSSLPSVVVGLFGFLLFVVQFKFGFSLLSGAIALTFFNLPLLTRSVEESLRTIPDLQREAGAALGLSRWETVGHVILPAALPSIVTGIVLSAGRVFGEAAALIYTAGQSAPVVNFTDWNPFNPTSPLNVMRPAETLAVHIWKINSEGIMPDATAVSAGASAVLIIAVLLFNFTARSLSKFLYQRLTSSK; the protein is encoded by the coding sequence ATGAGCGCAAAAAAAAGTGATAAATTAGCAACCATTATTCTATATGGGATTGCTGGATTCGTAATTTTAATTTTGGCCGCATTATTGGGCTACATTTTGGTACAAGGAATTCCCCATTTATCATGGCATTTCCTAACGTCTCCGGCAGAATCATTTACTGCTGGGGGTGGAATTGGAATTCAACTCTTTAATTCCTTTTATTTATTAATTATTACAATGGTAATTTCATTCCCGATTGCTTTGGGGGCCGGAATTTATTTGAACGAATATGCTAATCGAAAATCTAAAACAGTTGAAGTGATTCGGACTATGATTGAAATCCTTTCTTCATTACCTTCTGTGGTAGTCGGGTTGTTTGGATTTTTACTGTTTGTGGTTCAATTTAAATTTGGATTTTCATTGCTATCTGGAGCGATTGCGTTGACATTCTTCAATTTGCCATTGTTGACCCGCTCTGTGGAAGAATCTTTACGGACAATTCCTGACTTGCAACGTGAAGCTGGGGCAGCACTTGGATTGTCACGTTGGGAGACGGTGGGCCACGTAATTTTGCCGGCAGCTTTACCTTCAATTGTAACCGGAATCGTATTGTCAGCAGGACGAGTTTTTGGAGAAGCAGCGGCGCTAATTTATACGGCAGGGCAATCAGCACCAGTCGTTAATTTCACTGATTGGAACCCATTTAATCCTACATCACCTTTGAATGTGATGCGTCCAGCGGAAACCTTAGCAGTGCATATTTGGAAAATTAATTCTGAAGGAATTATGCCTGATGCTACAGCTGTTTCAGCGGGAGCTTCAGCAGTCTTAATTATTGCAGTTTTGCTGTTTAATTTCACGGCACGTTCGTTAAGTAAGTTCTTATACCAACGCTTAACATCAAGTAAGTAG